In Williamsoniiplasma luminosum, the genomic stretch GGTGTTCGATGAATTTTAATTCCATCTCAACCAAGATTGATAATTTCTTTAACCCCTTCTGGTGCCCGATAATCTTTTGACTTTATTGTGTCATCTGCTGGGTCAATATAAATTGTTTTGGTTTGATTTTCTCGATTCAAAACTTGGTTGACGATAATTTCACCTTTGTAGTTACTATAATCATATTGGTCATTGGCCGTGATTTTAAAACGTTTAACTTGCAGTGCTTGTTCATGTGCAACTTCAGTTACTTTTAAAGCATTCTCAATATCAAGGTTTTTACCTTCGATGGCTGTTTGTAATTCATCAGCTGTTCATAATTGATTTTGCTTTGAATTGACAAGATCGAATAGGTCATATTCAATGTTTTTAATCTCTAAAACAAAAGTCACAACCGTTGTCTTAGTGTAGTCATTAATTCCTATTAATTCCACACCAAATCGACCATTATAGTCTTTAACTTCTCCAATGTTGTAGTCCTTACCTTCTTTAAGTGTGTATTTTTCTTCTAAGCGTTTTTTAATCGTTGCTGGTTTGTTATCACTTAAAGCCCCAATTGATGTTTTCCAAAAAATAGTACTACTGATGTCTTTATGATTGACTGCATTTAAAAATTGATATGTTGCTTGTCATAAATCTTCGGCCTCTTTGTCCACTTCATCTTGTTTATCAATAGTTGGTGGGTTTTTCACATAATTTTCAGCTTTAACAATGGCGCTTTGAAAAACATCTCAATCGGATTGCTTCTTGTTCATTATTTTAATTGTTCTGGCCATTGCAATATTCGAATTTAATCATTGTAAATCAGCTTTTTGATCTTGACTGTTAATAAAATCTGATTCTGCTTTTTGGATATCTTCAACTTCTTGATCGACAACTTGTTGTTTATCAAGTGTTGGTTGTCCATCAACAACTCCTTGAGCATGCTCAATGGCTTGTTGAAAAACAAGCCATGCTTGATCAGATTTATGTCATTGTGAAATATTTCGATAGTCAACAATGATTGCTTCTAATTTGTCAGTATTAGCTCTTTCTTTACCTGCATCAAGAAATTTTTGAATTGCATCTTTTAAATGAGTAACTTCTTGATCAACAAGTAATTGGTCAGATGTTGTATATTGCTTATCAATAACTTCTTGTGCATGTTTAATTGCTTTTCTTAAAGAGTTTTTAACCCCTTCAGCTTTTTTAGGATGATCTTTTAAGGCTTTGTTGGCTTCAGTGATTGCTGTATTTAATTTCGAATAATCAGCACTAGTATTGGTCGAGTTTAAAAAGCTGACCATGGCAGTTTGTAATTTTAATAAAGCTTTATCAACTAAATTTTGATCATTTTTTGGGGGGTTTTTCTTTGATAAAGCTTCTGCTTCACTAATCACAGCTTTTAGTCTGTTCTTTTCTGCTTCGGTTTTATCAGGATGTTTATTTAAAAGACTATTAGCATCAGTGGTTCTAGTTTTTAATGTAGTAATATGTGCTAATTCATCGTTTGTGTTTTCGAAAGTCTTCATAGCAGTTTGTAAAGCTTCATAAGCCTCGCTTAACACACCATGATTTTCTGTTTCATTTAAGTAAATATCTAAAACTCCTTTGGCTTGTCCAATTGCTTGATGCAATGTTTGATAAGCCACAGAAGGTTTACTTTTTTCTTTAATTGCTAATGCATTAGCATCAGCAATTAATTGAGTTAGGCTATCTTTTGTTATAACTTGAAGATCGTTTGTCCTCGGAGTCATTGTTCAAGATACAACCATGGTCGTGCTTGTTGAAGCAAGACCAAGAGTTCCTAATATACTTAATAGTTTTTTCATTATGCATGCCTTTCTATATACGACATTCATATTCACACCAATACTTGATTAAGTCTAATACAGATTTAATCAAGTATTGATAATTTCATGTTTAAAAAGAAGTTATCAATTACAACCTATTTAAATTTTGGTTTTGGTAATTTTCAAGTAATTGCATTATTAAACATATTGTTCATCCTAATTATTTTATAGTTTGAGTAATGGTCACTATACCATCATAACCACTAAAGCCATATCTATTATTAGCTGTAATTTCAAATTTTCTAGTTTTACTTGTTGCACCTTCAGACATTTCAGTTACATTTAAACCATTTATAACATCTATCTTATTGTTTTCAATTTCAGCTTTTAATTCAGCAGCTGTTAAAAGTTTTGTACCTTTATTAGCAATTGTAGTAAGTTGAGCTTCAATGTTTTTGATAGCTAATCTAAAATACACAACGGCTGTTGCGCGATAATCATTAACTCCGGTTATTAGTGCACTTGATTTGTTTTCGTTGTTTGCTACTTTAATATCTGTAATTGTATAATGAATTTTTTCTTTAACATTTGGAAATTGGATTTCCAATTGTTGCTTAATTGTTGCTTCTTTACTATCTGCTAAAACTGCAGTTAGTTTAGCTCCAGTATAAATTTGAGCATTAATATTGATTCTGTTGTCTGAACTTAAGAATGTTAAAGTCGCATCTCACATAGCATTAGCTGCGTCGTCATATACTTTTTGTTGATCAATGTCATGATTTGTTTCATTTACAGCTTTAGCAGTGGCAATTGCTGTGTCAAAAATTCCAACTGCAGCTGGTTTTTTCTTGGTTTTATCAATTTTTTCAGCAGCATCAATGTTGTTTTGTAACATTGACTTATTTGCTTTTTCATTTTTTACCAAGCCAAAGTTATCTATTGCTGTTTGCAAGAGTTTAAGTTCAGCTGTAATTTTATCTTTTTGAGTAATAACTGGTTTTCCGGCAATAATTCCTTCGGCATGTCCAATTGCTTGTTCAAATTTATTACGCTCTTCTAAAGGTTTTAATTGATTGTTTACATCGCTCGCAATTCGTTTGGCTGTAACAATTAAATCTTTTAGTTTTGTTAAATCAACGTCATCTGGTGGAATTGGTGGTTGTCCTGCATTTTTATAATCTTCAATTGCTTGTTTTAATCGTTCAGTTGCAGCATCAACAATATTTTGTTCACCCGATGAGTATTTAGCATCGCGAACATCTTCAGCAAGTTTAATTTCTTTTCGTAATGCGTCCATAGCTTCATCGGCTTGAGGTGTTTTTAAAGCCTCAATAGCCTTTGCAATTTCTGCTACTAATGCATCTGTGTTTGCATAAGCGTCAGTTGCATCAAAAAATTTAAGCGTCGCAAATTGCAAGTCCGAAACCCCTGTATTAACAACGTTTTGTTCAGCAGATTTTGGTTTTCCATCAATAATTTTTTGAGCTTTTGCAATTGCTTCTTGTAGTCTTGTCTTATCTGCTTGATCTTTTCATTGATTCACAGGCGCTTCTAAAACTGTATTGGCATCAGTAATTCTTTTTCGAAGCATCTCTATGTTTGCAAGTTGATCTGGAAATTCTGAAAAAATACCCATCGCACTCGTTAGGTTTTTATGTGCTGTGCTTAGCACATTAGGGTTTTCTGTTTCATTTTCATAAATAATTAAAACCCCATCAGCTTCTCCAATTGCTTTATGTAGTGCTTTATAAGCATCAGGATGCTTGCTTTTTTGATCAGTTGCCATAGCTCTAGCTTCACCAATCAACTTAATTAATACATCTTTATCTATTGGTTTTGATTCAGCATCATTCCCTCTTGGTGCTTGGACCAATGAGACAACAGCTGTTGCACTTGTTGAGACTAAACCTAGGGTCCCTAATAGGCCTAATAGTTTTTTCATAATTCAAAAATTCCTTCCATGGGATTGTGTTCCCATAATTCAATAATAATTGCTTTTTTTACAAAAAAAAGCGAAATACCCTAAAATTTTGTAACTTTTTACCCCAATAGTGGATAAAAATTTAATTTAAAATGGAATAAAACAAGGAGTTTTTAAGTGACATACACATTTTATAATAGGGGTTTAAAAAGGATAAACACTTTTCCATGTTGCTTATCATTAAGTTTTTTAGTCTAATTCATGATGGGTTTGAACAGACGATCTTCATTAAAAACCTTAATTTTTTTCAAATAATGCCACTCGAGACATTAAAAACACCACCTTTTTATCAGGTGGTGATTTGAAGATTCTTAATCGTTTAAATGAATTAGTGAATAAAAACTATTTAAAATTTGGTTTATGTTCTTTTTTTCAATTAGGATTTGCTCGAGCATCAAATTCTACATACGCTTTAACTTTCGTCACATTTCAATTTGAAATGTCTTGGTTAAAAGCTTTTGCACCTCAGAACATAGTTGACATATCAGTTACATTAGAAACATTTCAACTATTGCCATTAGTTTTAATGTTTTGATTAAATGCTTCTGCTGTATCAAAAACATTTTGCATATTTGTAACTTTTGCAGTGTTTCATTTGGAAATATCTTGGTTGAATTTCTTTGCTTGTCAGAACAATTTTTCAAAAGTTGTTACTTGTGATGTATCTCAGTTTGAAATATCACCATTAAATGTTGTTGCTTGTTGAAATACACTCGTCAAATTGGTTATTGTTGGATTGATGTAATTTGGTACTTTTTCAATACTTTTAGGTGCTGGTCACGCTTTACCACCTGTATGTCCCATTAACAGAATTTCTTTAGTTCCTTCTGGGGCACTACCACCAATATGTTCGATTGTGTTTTTATTATTATCAACATAGACAGTTCAACCTTTTTTTAGGATATCTGTAATTTGAGTTACGATTACTTCACCTTTATAGGCACTAAAGTCAAGTCTATTATTGGTTGAAATTTTGAACTGTTTTACATACGTTAATTCATTTTTATATTTTGTTGATTCAACTACTTTTAAACCATTTACAACATCTATACCTTTCTTCTCAATTTCAGCTTTTAATCCAGCAGCTGTTCAAAAATCTTTATTTGCTCCTGAATTTGCAATTGTATTAAGTTCACTTTCAATGTTTTTAATATCTAATACAAAGTAAACAGTCGCTGTTGCTGTGTAATTACCAACCCCAGTTATTAGAACGCTTGTTTTGTCATCCTTGTATGCTTTTTTAACATCTCCAATGGTGTAATCTTTGCCTTCTTTAACATTTTTGAATTGGATTTCTAATTGTTTCTTAATTGTTTCTTTTTTACTATCTGCTAAAGGAACAGTTAAGAAAGCTCCATTATAGATTTCAAAATTAATATTGATTCGGTTAGCTGAGCTGACAAAATCGAAAGTTGCTTGTCACATATCTTCAGCAGCTTGATCATATTCTGATTGTTTATCAATGTTTAGATTCTTTTGCAACACAGCATTCGCATCAGTAATGGCTTGCTTAAATTTAGTAACTGCATCTGGTTTTTTGTTTTCTGTTTGAATCCCTTTCGCAGCATTAATGTTATTGCTCAACATTGTTTTATCAGCTTTTTCATCAGTTACCTTGATAAAGTTATCAATTGCAGTTTGTAAGGCTGTAATTTCATCTTTGATTTTTTGCTCTTGTCCTTCAACTGGGTTTCCGGCAATAATTCCTTCAGCATGTCCAATTGCTTCTTCAAATGTATTACGTTCTGCTAAAGGTTTGAATTTATTTTTGGCATCGCTTGCAATTTTTTTAGCTTCTTCAATTTTCGCTCTTAAAGCCGTTAGATCAGGATGTGTTGGTGGAAGTACGGGTTTACCTGAACTGTTATATTCTTCAATTGCATCTCGCAATCTTTGAACTGCTTTTTCAACTTCAGCTTGTTCCCCTGATGATAAATCACGAGGAAAATCATTCGCAGCTTTAATTGCATCTTTTAATTTTTTAACCGCTTCTTCAGCCTTAGGTGTTTTTAAAGCTTTCTCAGCATCTGCAATTGCATTATCTAAACCTGTGTAATCAGCAAGTGTGTTAGTTGCATCAAAAAATGCAACCATCGCGGTTTGTAAATCTAAGACTGTTGAATTGACAACACCTTGTTCGCCAGCTTTTGGATTTCTATCACGAACTGTTTTGGCAACACCAATTTGTTGTTGTAATGTATTTCAAGCTGATTCAAGTTTGTCACCTTTTTTAATTTTTTCTGCACTAATGATTCTATTTTTAAGTGTGTCTATTTGCGCAAATGCATCAGGTGATCCTTCAAAAGTTTGTTTAGCATTCGTTAAATTTTTATGTGCCGTATCTAACACACCATAGTTTTCAGTTTCGTTTTGATAAATTACCAAAACCCCTTCAGCTTCTCCGATTGCTTTATATAGTGCTTTATAAGCATCAGGTGCTTTATCTTTGTTAGTATTTGCTAAGTTTGTGACTTCATTAATTAGCGCCTTTAAACTTTCAATTGATATTGTTTTAGAATCATTGCTTTTTGGTATTTCAACCAATGAGACAACAGCCGTCGCGCTTGTTGAGGCTAAACCAAGAGTCCCCAAAAGACCTAATAGTTTTTTCATAATTCAAAAATTCCTTCCATGGGATTGTGTTCCCATAATTCAATAATAATTGCTTTTTTGATAAAAAAAAGCGAAATACCCTAAAATTTTGTAACTTTTTACCTCAATAGTGGATAAAATTTTAATTTAAAATTGAATAAAACCGAGAACGTTTTAAGTGAAATATGCATTTTTATAATAGAGATTTAAAACAGGTGGAGATTTTTAAAGATTAGTCAGAGATGGGGGTTTTACGCTAATTAAGAATCGGTTTTTGATCAAATGATCTTCATTAGAAACCTTTAATTTTTTACAAATAATGACACCCACGGCATTAAAATCACCACCTGATAAAAAG encodes the following:
- a CDS encoding BspA family leucine-rich repeat surface protein, which translates into the protein MKKLLSILGTLGLASTSTTMVVSWTMTPRTNDLQVITKDSLTQLIADANALAIKEKSKPSVAYQTLHQAIGQAKGVLDIYLNETENHGVLSEAYEALQTAMKTFENTNDELAHITTLKTRTTDANSLLNKHPDKTEAEKNRLKAVISEAEALSKKNPPKNDQNLVDKALLKLQTAMVSFLNSTNTSADYSKLNTAITEANKALKDHPKKAEGVKNSLRKAIKHAQEVIDKQYTTSDQLLVDQEVTHLKDAIQKFLDAGKERANTDKLEAIIVDYRNISQWHKSDQAWLVFQQAIEHAQGVVDGQPTLDKQQVVDQEVEDIQKAESDFINSQDQKADLQWLNSNIAMARTIKIMNKKQSDWDVFQSAIVKAENYVKNPPTIDKQDEVDKEAEDLWQATYQFLNAVNHKDISSTIFWKTSIGALSDNKPATIKKRLEEKYTLKEGKDYNIGEVKDYNGRFGVELIGINDYTKTTVVTFVLEIKNIEYDLFDLVNSKQNQLWTADELQTAIEGKNLDIENALKVTEVAHEQALQVKRFKITANDQYDYSNYKGEIIVNQVLNRENQTKTIYIDPADDTIKSKDYRAPEGVKEIINLGWDGIKIHRTPTTIEKVPDFISPNIESLERLFEGATKFNQDISKWETQNIVNMASMFRYADAFNQNLKTNGNQWNTSNVTNMIAMFSGALTFNKNISNWNTVKLTNMGDMFQRAKAFNQDLSKWNMQNVIDYKGFDNEAIAWQDEYKPKFN
- a CDS encoding lipoprotein codes for the protein MKKLLGLLGTLGLVSTSATAVVSLVQAPRGNDAESKPIDKDVLIKLIGEARAMATDQKSKHPDAYKALHKAIGEADGVLIIYENETENPNVLSTAHKNLTSAMGIFSEFPDQLANIEMLRKRITDANTVLEAPVNQWKDQADKTRLQEAIAKAQKIIDGKPKSAEQNVVNTGVSDLQFATLKFFDATDAYANTDALVAEIAKAIEALKTPQADEAMDALRKEIKLAEDVRDAKYSSGEQNIVDAATERLKQAIEDYKNAGQPPIPPDDVDLTKLKDLIVTAKRIASDVNNQLKPLEERNKFEQAIGHAEGIIAGKPVITQKDKITAELKLLQTAIDNFGLVKNEKANKSMLQNNIDAAEKIDKTKKKPAAVGIFDTAIATAKAVNETNHDIDQQKVYDDAANAMWDATLTFLSSDNRININAQIYTGAKLTAVLADSKEATIKQQLEIQFPNVKEKIHYTITDIKVANNENKSSALITGVNDYRATAVVYFRLAIKNIEAQLTTIANKGTKLLTAAELKAEIENNKIDVINGLNVTEMSEGATSKTRKFEITANNRYGFSGYDGIVTITQTIK
- a CDS encoding BspA family leucine-rich repeat surface protein, whose product is MKKLLGLLGTLGLASTSATAVVSLVEIPKSNDSKTISIESLKALINEVTNLANTNKDKAPDAYKALYKAIGEAEGVLVIYQNETENYGVLDTAHKNLTNAKQTFEGSPDAFAQIDTLKNRIISAEKIKKGDKLESAWNTLQQQIGVAKTVRDRNPKAGEQGVVNSTVLDLQTAMVAFFDATNTLADYTGLDNAIADAEKALKTPKAEEAVKKLKDAIKAANDFPRDLSSGEQAEVEKAVQRLRDAIEEYNSSGKPVLPPTHPDLTALRAKIEEAKKIASDAKNKFKPLAERNTFEEAIGHAEGIIAGNPVEGQEQKIKDEITALQTAIDNFIKVTDEKADKTMLSNNINAAKGIQTENKKPDAVTKFKQAITDANAVLQKNLNIDKQSEYDQAAEDMWQATFDFVSSANRININFEIYNGAFLTVPLADSKKETIKKQLEIQFKNVKEGKDYTIGDVKKAYKDDKTSVLITGVGNYTATATVYFVLDIKNIESELNTIANSGANKDFWTAAGLKAEIEKKGIDVVNGLKVVESTKYKNELTYVKQFKISTNNRLDFSAYKGEVIVTQITDILKKGWTVYVDNNKNTIEHIGGSAPEGTKEILLMGHTGGKAWPAPKSIEKVPNYINPTITNLTSVFQQATTFNGDISNWDTSQVTTFEKLFWQAKKFNQDISKWNTAKVTNMQNVFDTAEAFNQNIKTNGNSWNVSNVTDMSTMFWGAKAFNQDISNWNVTKVKAYVEFDARANPNWKKEHKPNFK